One window of Nocardia nova SH22a genomic DNA carries:
- a CDS encoding enoyl-CoA hydratase/isomerase family protein produces MPVTISHAGSVGICTLDRAPVNAFDERQAGEFAAAIAELGGNPDVGAIVIRSAAKVFCAGADIAMMDSWRDLPDRGERLEAFCLLLQEAFAAVEASPKPTIAAIDGAATGGGFELALACDFRIARSTAKIGLPEVGIGLLPGAGGTQRLTRLVGPGIAYRLILGAELVDGTTAERLGLVHWAGGETESAAMTLAERLAAHPADAYNAAKRCIASAHTGDGYALERKEIGDLIRTEETARRLDRFVSR; encoded by the coding sequence GTGCCAGTCACCATCTCTCATGCCGGTAGCGTCGGCATCTGCACCCTGGACCGCGCTCCGGTCAACGCCTTCGACGAGCGGCAGGCCGGTGAATTCGCCGCAGCCATAGCCGAATTGGGCGGCAACCCGGATGTCGGCGCGATCGTGATCCGCAGCGCCGCGAAGGTGTTCTGCGCCGGCGCCGACATCGCGATGATGGATTCCTGGCGGGACCTGCCCGACCGCGGGGAGCGTCTGGAGGCGTTCTGCCTACTGCTGCAAGAGGCATTCGCGGCGGTCGAGGCATCGCCGAAACCCACCATCGCCGCAATCGACGGCGCGGCGACCGGCGGCGGTTTCGAACTCGCACTGGCCTGCGATTTCCGTATCGCCCGCAGCACCGCCAAGATCGGCCTGCCCGAGGTGGGCATCGGCCTGCTACCGGGCGCGGGCGGCACCCAGCGCCTCACCCGTCTGGTCGGCCCGGGGATCGCCTACCGGCTGATTCTCGGCGCGGAGCTGGTGGACGGGACGACCGCCGAACGCCTCGGCCTGGTGCACTGGGCGGGCGGCGAGACCGAATCCGCCGCGATGACACTCGCCGAACGGCTCGCCGCTCACCCGGCGGACGCCTACAACGCCGCGAAGCGGTGTATCGCCTCCGCCCACACGGGCGACGGATACGCGTTGGAGCGCAAGGAAATCGGCGACCTCATCCGCACCGAGGAAACCGCGCGTCGCCTCGATCGGTTCGTATCCCGCTGA
- a CDS encoding class I adenylate-forming enzyme family protein, whose protein sequence is MTDMYDAHAYRQYFEHDFTYLNGFRRNVHRYAHRPAIEDPGSGITLDYAEFGALVDRLATGLADAGAGPGEVVAYQLFNGVEFATLYLATQAAGTVGSPMNFRLAAGETSYILGANRPRIYIYDTDLTEMVRDALERCDFRPEVLVAVGPGDPLPGAIRYDDLLATTARPLDAHRTAWDETTRLYTSGTTGMPKGVPLNSTAEIFSAHDVIMHFPLSPEDKTLNMTPWFHRGGLYCAGPNPTFYLGSSLVPMRAFDADATLDHVQRYGLTFLIGAPTNLAMLAHAQETRRRDLSSLRGIVTMGAPLEREAALRYQKVLNPNIFNGYGSTEGFWNTFLRPTDLPAMAGTAGRACIDDDVAVVRVFDDRLAEPDETVAKDGAEVGEVIVRSPKGANAYVDSPEQEARKFHRGWLYIGDLATWDEQEFVTIVGRKDDMLISGGENVHPVQVEEALNEHPAVDDSLVVGVPDERWGQLVVAYVVAADPLSAAELDRHCRTHPMLSAFKRPRAYRFVDSLPVSATGKKLHYKLTEQARDDAAAGLFTYPDKERA, encoded by the coding sequence TTGACCGACATGTACGACGCACACGCCTACCGGCAGTATTTCGAGCACGACTTCACCTACCTCAACGGTTTCCGGCGCAACGTCCACCGCTACGCCCACCGCCCCGCGATCGAGGACCCCGGCAGCGGAATCACCCTCGACTACGCGGAATTCGGCGCGCTGGTCGACCGGCTCGCCACCGGACTGGCCGACGCGGGCGCGGGACCGGGTGAGGTCGTGGCCTATCAGCTGTTCAACGGGGTGGAGTTCGCCACCCTCTATCTGGCGACACAGGCCGCCGGGACCGTGGGCTCGCCCATGAACTTCCGGCTCGCGGCCGGTGAGACCTCGTACATCCTCGGCGCGAACCGGCCCCGGATCTACATCTACGACACCGATCTCACCGAGATGGTGCGAGATGCGCTGGAGCGCTGCGATTTCCGTCCCGAGGTGCTGGTGGCGGTGGGCCCGGGCGATCCCCTGCCCGGCGCGATCCGCTACGACGATCTGCTCGCCACCACCGCCCGGCCACTGGACGCGCACCGCACCGCCTGGGACGAGACCACGCGCCTCTACACCTCCGGCACGACCGGGATGCCCAAGGGCGTTCCGCTCAACAGCACGGCGGAGATCTTCAGCGCCCACGACGTCATCATGCATTTCCCGCTGTCGCCGGAGGACAAGACGCTGAACATGACGCCGTGGTTCCATCGCGGCGGATTGTATTGCGCCGGACCGAATCCCACGTTCTATCTGGGTTCGTCACTGGTGCCGATGCGGGCCTTCGACGCCGACGCCACGCTGGACCACGTGCAGCGGTACGGGCTGACCTTCCTCATCGGCGCACCGACCAACCTCGCGATGCTGGCCCACGCCCAGGAGACCCGGCGCCGGGATCTGTCGAGTCTGCGCGGCATCGTGACGATGGGCGCACCGCTGGAGCGGGAGGCTGCATTGCGCTACCAGAAGGTGTTGAACCCCAATATCTTCAACGGCTACGGCAGTACCGAGGGGTTCTGGAACACCTTCCTGCGGCCCACCGATCTGCCCGCCATGGCCGGAACCGCCGGACGGGCGTGCATCGACGACGATGTCGCGGTGGTGCGGGTCTTCGACGATCGGCTGGCCGAGCCCGACGAGACCGTGGCCAAGGACGGCGCCGAGGTCGGCGAGGTGATCGTCCGCTCACCCAAGGGGGCGAACGCCTATGTGGACTCGCCCGAGCAGGAGGCCCGCAAATTCCATCGCGGCTGGTTGTATATCGGTGACCTCGCCACCTGGGACGAACAGGAATTCGTCACCATCGTCGGCCGCAAGGACGACATGCTGATCTCCGGCGGCGAGAATGTGCATCCGGTCCAGGTCGAGGAGGCGCTCAACGAACATCCCGCCGTGGACGATTCGCTGGTCGTGGGCGTTCCGGACGAACGCTGGGGTCAGCTGGTGGTCGCGTATGTGGTGGCGGCGGATCCGCTGAGCGCCGCGGAACTCGACCGGCACTGCCGGACCCATCCGATGCTGTCGGCCTTCAAGCGCCCGCGCGCCTACCGGTTCGTCGATTCACTGCCCGTCTCGGCCACCGGTAAGAAGCTGCACTACAAACTGACGGAGCAGGCCCGCGACGATGCCGCGGCCGGTCTGTTCACCTACCCCGACAAGGAACGCGCATGA
- a CDS encoding enoyl-CoA hydratase/isomerase family protein has protein sequence MDFSTYEQLTFKRLEDGVLLITIDRPEKYNAADEQMHAELARVWSDVSADPETRVAVITGAGKAFSAGGDLAMVERMAGDHERVANMLQEMSDLVYNMINCEKPVVAAINGVAVGAGLVVALLSDISICAQDAKLGDGHVKLGVAAGDHAAILWPLLSGMAKAKYYLLTGEMVGGAEAERIGMVTSAVPREQVLDDALAVAAKLAVGSQLAIRWTKKALNNWLKQAGPIFDQSAAYEMLCFMGPDVTEGYTALREKRAPDFPSARAAVN, from the coding sequence ATGGATTTCTCGACCTACGAGCAGCTGACCTTCAAACGTCTGGAGGACGGCGTCCTGCTCATCACCATCGACCGGCCGGAGAAATACAACGCGGCCGACGAGCAGATGCACGCCGAACTGGCCCGGGTCTGGTCGGATGTGTCGGCCGATCCGGAGACCCGGGTCGCGGTGATCACGGGTGCGGGCAAGGCGTTCTCGGCCGGCGGGGATCTGGCGATGGTCGAGCGGATGGCCGGTGACCACGAGCGGGTCGCGAACATGCTCCAGGAGATGAGCGATCTGGTCTACAACATGATCAATTGCGAGAAGCCGGTCGTGGCCGCGATCAACGGGGTCGCGGTGGGCGCCGGTCTCGTCGTGGCCCTGCTGTCGGACATCTCGATCTGCGCGCAGGACGCCAAACTGGGCGACGGACACGTCAAACTCGGTGTCGCCGCCGGTGATCACGCCGCGATCCTGTGGCCGCTGCTCTCGGGTATGGCCAAGGCCAAGTACTACCTGCTCACCGGCGAGATGGTCGGGGGCGCCGAGGCCGAGCGGATCGGCATGGTCACCAGCGCGGTCCCGCGCGAGCAGGTGCTCGACGACGCGCTCGCGGTGGCCGCCAAGCTCGCCGTCGGTTCCCAGCTGGCGATCCGGTGGACCAAGAAGGCGCTCAACAACTGGCTGAAGCAGGCTGGTCCGATCTTCGACCAGTCCGCCGCCTACGAGATGCTCTGCTTCATGGGCCCCGATGTCACCGAGGGCTACACCGCGCTGCGCGAGAAGCGCGCGCCCGACTTCCCCTCCGCCCGCGCCGCCGTCAACTGA
- a CDS encoding TetR/AcrR family transcriptional regulator, with amino-acid sequence MAKRTAPMELEEAVRAVRTSSRRRQLLNAAVAVMQTTGFHQMSMQALAEQADVSVGLIYKYFGGKEDLLLAAIVDILDAFRDELDPAMDAVGEDPVERLAAGFRRYVEIVDENLDAVVLTYRESRTLDPEGRERIKELEVETSAPLRTAVENGIAAGLMNDLDPDLVVFNLMMLAHTWALKHWHFASRYTVESYLEAQLRFVLPTLLTPDAARTYRHLME; translated from the coding sequence ATGGCGAAGAGAACCGCACCGATGGAACTCGAGGAGGCGGTGCGCGCGGTGCGAACCAGTTCGCGCCGCCGCCAGCTCCTCAACGCCGCCGTCGCCGTCATGCAGACCACCGGCTTTCATCAGATGTCCATGCAGGCACTCGCCGAACAGGCCGATGTCAGTGTCGGGCTGATCTACAAGTACTTCGGCGGTAAGGAAGATCTGCTGCTGGCCGCCATCGTCGACATCCTCGACGCCTTCCGCGACGAGCTCGATCCGGCCATGGACGCCGTCGGCGAGGATCCGGTGGAACGGCTCGCGGCGGGCTTCCGGCGGTATGTGGAGATCGTGGACGAGAACCTCGACGCCGTCGTTCTCACCTACCGCGAGAGCCGGACGCTCGATCCGGAAGGCCGGGAGCGGATCAAGGAGTTGGAGGTCGAGACCTCCGCACCGCTGCGCACCGCCGTCGAGAACGGCATCGCGGCCGGGCTCATGAACGATCTGGATCCGGATCTGGTCGTGTTCAATCTGATGATGCTGGCCCACACCTGGGCCCTCAAACATTGGCATTTCGCGTCGCGCTACACCGTGGAGTCCTATCTCGAGGCGCAGCTGCGGTTCGTGCTGCCGACCCTGCTCACTCCCGATGCCGCGCGGACATATCGACACCTCATGGAGTGA
- a CDS encoding HAD-IB family hydrolase, producing MNLTEAIAAVRTGPQGPGVAAVFDFGGTVVAGFTPAPAPLRLLRHRDSGSALADTLLTSIRGSRTEGEYERFLQRTTHVWAGHTPEELTALGEQLFRSAVHGHVYPEAWQLIREHRDAGHTVVLASSLTRFQVRPTARELGIDHVLCTEMAVSDGVLTGFTEGKPLWRNEKAAAFRRFAQAHDIDPAGSYAYADAAPDIPLLESAGHPVAVNPGPRMALTAREREWPTLTFQPRESAGAADYARTAVGFAGLLSGAAFGVASRAATRDHRSMADAMIATAADATLRTTGVRIRVTGGEYARRPRPAVFLFNHQSQFDMVVLAQVLRSGFTAIVKKEVTANPVFGPLLRFAEATFIDRSDTTSAKAALEPVVETLRGGLSIVVAPEGTRSLTPRIGPFKKGAFHIAIAAGVPVIPIVIRNAGEIAWRNSAIVRRGTVDVAVLPPIDVSGWDPSDMESEIAGVRQLFIDTLRDWPD from the coding sequence GTGAATCTCACCGAGGCGATCGCGGCCGTCCGGACCGGCCCGCAGGGTCCCGGGGTGGCCGCCGTATTCGATTTCGGCGGAACGGTGGTGGCCGGATTCACCCCGGCCCCCGCACCGCTGCGGTTGCTGCGGCATCGCGATTCCGGGAGCGCCCTGGCCGACACCCTGCTGACCAGCATCCGCGGTTCCCGCACCGAGGGTGAATACGAGCGATTCCTGCAGCGCACCACCCATGTGTGGGCCGGGCACACCCCCGAGGAACTCACCGCACTCGGCGAACAGTTGTTCCGAAGCGCCGTCCACGGTCATGTGTATCCCGAAGCGTGGCAACTGATCCGGGAGCATCGGGACGCCGGGCACACCGTGGTGCTGGCGAGCAGCCTCACCCGGTTCCAGGTGCGGCCCACGGCCCGGGAACTCGGCATCGATCACGTGCTGTGCACCGAGATGGCGGTATCCGACGGCGTCCTCACCGGTTTCACCGAGGGAAAACCGCTGTGGCGCAACGAGAAAGCGGCGGCGTTCCGGCGCTTCGCGCAGGCACACGATATCGATCCGGCCGGCAGTTACGCCTATGCCGACGCCGCGCCCGACATCCCGCTACTGGAGTCGGCCGGGCATCCGGTCGCGGTCAATCCGGGCCCGCGCATGGCGCTCACCGCGCGGGAACGGGAGTGGCCGACGCTGACCTTCCAGCCGCGCGAGTCGGCCGGAGCCGCCGATTACGCCCGCACCGCGGTGGGTTTCGCGGGACTGCTCAGCGGCGCGGCCTTCGGCGTCGCCTCCCGCGCGGCCACCCGCGACCATCGCAGCATGGCCGACGCCATGATCGCCACCGCCGCCGACGCCACCCTGCGCACCACCGGCGTGCGCATCCGGGTGACCGGCGGCGAATACGCACGGCGGCCGCGGCCCGCGGTGTTCCTGTTCAACCATCAGAGTCAGTTCGACATGGTGGTGCTGGCGCAGGTGCTGCGCTCCGGATTCACCGCGATCGTGAAGAAGGAGGTCACCGCCAATCCCGTCTTCGGCCCGCTGCTGCGGTTCGCGGAGGCGACCTTCATCGACCGTTCCGACACGACGAGTGCGAAGGCGGCGCTGGAACCGGTCGTCGAGACGCTGCGCGGTGGTCTGTCGATCGTGGTGGCGCCGGAGGGCACCCGGTCACTGACACCGCGGATCGGCCCCTTCAAGAAGGGCGCCTTCCACATCGCGATCGCGGCCGGAGTTCCGGTCATTCCGATCGTGATCCGCAATGCGGGCGAGATCGCCTGGCGGAATTCGGCAATCGTGCGCAGGGGCACGGTCGATGTGGCGGTGCTACCGCCGATCGATGTGAGCGGCTGGGATCCGAGCGATATGGAGAGCGAGATCGCGGGCGTGCGTCAGCTGTTCATCGACACACTGCGCGACTGGCCGGACTAG
- a CDS encoding polyprenol monophosphomannose synthase: MPTYNERENLPVAVERLTALPVADLHVLVVDDNSPDGTGEVADKLAAELPDAVRVLHRTEKDGLGRAYIAGITQALDEGADVVIQMDADLSHPAEVIPAMLEKLETSGAGVVLGSRYVPGGSTAAEWKWYRKALSAWANFYVNAILRLGVKDATAGFKAWKADTLRAIDVASIHSNGYSFQVEMNYRTIKQGISIAEVPIRFEERTKGASKMSLKVQLESALMPWKLLFGRSV; encoded by the coding sequence GTGCCGACCTACAACGAGCGGGAGAACCTGCCGGTGGCGGTGGAGCGTCTCACCGCATTACCGGTCGCCGACCTGCACGTTCTCGTTGTCGACGACAACTCTCCGGACGGCACCGGTGAGGTCGCCGACAAACTGGCCGCCGAACTCCCGGATGCGGTGCGGGTCCTGCACCGCACCGAGAAGGACGGCCTGGGCCGCGCCTACATCGCCGGTATCACCCAGGCGCTCGACGAGGGCGCCGACGTGGTGATCCAGATGGACGCCGATCTGTCCCATCCGGCCGAGGTGATTCCGGCGATGCTCGAAAAGCTCGAGACCTCCGGCGCCGGTGTGGTGCTGGGCTCGCGCTACGTTCCCGGCGGCTCGACCGCGGCCGAGTGGAAGTGGTACCGCAAGGCGCTGTCGGCGTGGGCCAATTTCTATGTGAACGCGATCCTGCGTCTGGGCGTCAAGGACGCGACCGCCGGATTCAAGGCGTGGAAGGCCGATACGCTGCGGGCCATCGACGTGGCCTCGATCCACAGCAACGGCTACTCCTTCCAGGTCGAGATGAACTACCGCACGATCAAGCAGGGCATCTCGATCGCCGAGGTGCCGATCCGCTTCGAGGAGCGCACCAAGGGCGCGTCGAAGATGAGCCTGAAGGTGCAGCTGGAGTCGGCGCTCATGCCGTGGAAGCTGCTGTTCGGCCGCAGCGTCTAG
- a CDS encoding acyl-CoA dehydrogenase family protein, whose protein sequence is MSTRPAFDPLDPLNLDSLYSEDEKAVRDSVRGFCAEHITPHIADWFEAGDLPAARELAREFGKLGLLGMHLEGYGCGGSSAVHYGLACLELEACDSGIRSLVSVQGSLAMFSIWNNGSEEQKQRWLPGMAAGEIIGCFGLTEPDVGSDPAAMKTRARRDGDDWILDGRKMWITNGSIADVAVVWANTEEGIRGFVVPTDTTGFSAHTIEHKLSLRASITSELVLDEVRLPADALLPEGKGVRAPLSSLSEARYGIIWGSMGAARSAWEAARDYSMQRNQFGRPIAGFQLTQAKLADMAVELHKGQLLSLHLGRLKDGVGLRPEQVSFGKLNNTREAIEICRTARTILGGNGISLEFPIIRHMVNLESVLTYEGTPEMHQLVLGQAFTGENAFR, encoded by the coding sequence ATGAGCACCCGCCCCGCCTTCGATCCGCTCGATCCGCTGAACCTCGATTCGCTCTACTCCGAGGACGAAAAGGCCGTGCGTGACAGTGTGCGCGGCTTCTGCGCCGAGCACATCACCCCGCACATCGCCGACTGGTTCGAGGCGGGCGATCTGCCCGCCGCGCGCGAATTGGCGCGGGAGTTCGGCAAACTCGGCCTGCTCGGCATGCATCTGGAGGGCTACGGCTGCGGCGGTTCCTCGGCCGTGCACTACGGCCTGGCCTGCCTCGAACTCGAGGCATGTGACTCCGGTATCCGCTCGCTGGTCTCCGTGCAGGGCTCGCTGGCGATGTTCTCCATCTGGAACAACGGGTCCGAGGAACAGAAGCAGCGGTGGTTGCCCGGGATGGCCGCGGGCGAGATCATCGGCTGCTTCGGGCTCACCGAACCGGATGTCGGGTCCGATCCGGCGGCCATGAAGACCCGCGCCCGCCGCGACGGCGACGACTGGATCCTCGACGGGCGCAAGATGTGGATCACCAACGGCTCGATCGCCGATGTCGCGGTGGTGTGGGCCAATACCGAGGAGGGCATCCGCGGCTTCGTAGTTCCCACCGACACAACGGGATTCAGCGCGCACACGATCGAACACAAGCTGTCACTGCGTGCCTCGATCACCAGTGAGCTGGTACTCGACGAGGTGCGGCTGCCTGCCGACGCGCTGCTGCCCGAAGGCAAGGGTGTCAGGGCTCCGCTGTCGAGCTTGTCCGAGGCGCGCTACGGCATCATCTGGGGGTCGATGGGCGCGGCGCGATCGGCGTGGGAGGCTGCGCGCGATTATTCGATGCAGCGCAACCAGTTCGGCCGACCGATCGCCGGATTCCAGCTCACCCAGGCCAAACTCGCCGATATGGCGGTGGAACTGCACAAGGGCCAACTGCTTTCGCTTCATCTGGGGCGGCTCAAGGACGGGGTCGGGCTGCGGCCGGAGCAGGTGAGCTTCGGCAAGTTGAACAACACCCGCGAGGCCATCGAGATCTGCCGGACGGCGCGAACGATTCTGGGCGGCAATGGGATATCGCTCGAGTTCCCGATCATCCGGCACATGGTGAACCTCGAATCGGTTCTCACCTACGAGGGGACACCCGAAATGCATCAGCTCGTCCTGGGCCAAGCCTTCACCGGCGAGAACGCCTTCCGCTGA
- a CDS encoding acyl-CoA dehydrogenase family protein → MNARLEYDSEHRQFRQVVHDFVQQTVVPAHENWEQAGCLDRSLFTEAGKLGLLGFPVPERFGGPGVEDFRYHAIVIEELTRAGCAAAGIAFSLQNDVVLPYLTDLADDQQRARWLPGVVTGETVLGIAMTEPGTGSDLSGIRTTAVRDGDHYIVNGSKTFISNGQNGDLFVVAARTSPDPHKGLTLLVVAADTPGFGRGRNLEKIGLHAQDTSELTFTDMRVPVADRLGDEGEGFYQLVRNLPQERLSLSVGAVAAAEGVLAQTLEYVRERTAFGSPISDFQNTKFVLAELATELDIARTFLDDCLAEHVAGGLTAARAARLKWWTTELQMRVADRCLQLHGGYGYMREYAVSRAFVDARIQSIYGGTTEIMKTIIAKDLGI, encoded by the coding sequence ATGAACGCACGATTGGAATACGACTCCGAACATCGGCAGTTCCGGCAGGTCGTCCACGATTTCGTCCAGCAGACCGTCGTTCCCGCACACGAGAACTGGGAGCAGGCGGGCTGCCTGGACCGCTCGCTGTTCACCGAGGCGGGCAAGCTCGGACTGCTGGGATTCCCCGTCCCCGAACGGTTCGGCGGGCCGGGCGTGGAGGACTTCCGCTATCACGCCATCGTGATCGAGGAACTCACCCGGGCCGGGTGCGCCGCGGCGGGTATCGCCTTCTCACTGCAGAACGACGTGGTCCTGCCGTATCTCACCGACCTGGCCGACGACCAGCAGCGGGCCCGGTGGCTGCCCGGCGTCGTCACCGGTGAGACGGTGCTCGGCATCGCCATGACCGAACCGGGAACGGGCAGTGATCTCAGCGGAATTCGCACCACCGCGGTCCGCGACGGCGACCACTACATCGTGAACGGCAGTAAGACCTTCATCTCCAACGGCCAGAACGGTGACCTGTTCGTCGTCGCCGCGCGCACCTCCCCCGATCCGCACAAGGGCCTGACCCTGCTGGTCGTCGCAGCCGATACGCCCGGCTTCGGTCGCGGCCGCAATCTGGAGAAGATCGGACTGCACGCCCAGGACACCAGCGAGCTGACCTTCACCGATATGCGCGTCCCGGTGGCCGACCGGCTCGGCGACGAGGGCGAGGGCTTCTACCAACTCGTGCGCAATCTGCCGCAGGAACGGCTGTCGCTGTCGGTCGGCGCGGTGGCCGCCGCCGAGGGTGTCCTGGCGCAGACGCTCGAATACGTCCGGGAGCGAACGGCTTTCGGCAGTCCGATCTCGGATTTCCAGAACACCAAGTTCGTGCTCGCGGAGCTGGCCACCGAACTGGATATCGCGCGGACCTTCCTGGACGACTGCCTCGCCGAACATGTCGCGGGCGGACTCACCGCGGCCCGCGCGGCGCGGCTGAAATGGTGGACCACCGAACTGCAGATGCGGGTCGCCGACCGATGTCTGCAACTGCACGGCGGGTACGGGTACATGCGCGAATACGCGGTGTCGCGGGCCTTCGTGGATGCCCGCATCCAGAGCATCTACGGCGGCACCACCGAGATCATGAAGACGATCATCGCCAAGGACCTGGGGATCTGA
- a CDS encoding SDR family NAD(P)-dependent oxidoreductase codes for MSDKIIAVVTGAGSGIGRAITLALAANGATVVAADLDLDSAKRTAEQRSDRIFAMKVDIADAEQVQALRDQVHAEVGVPNVLVNAAGWDRTDKFLNATPEFAQKVVGINYLGPVHMCSAFLPGMVEAGGGRVVNLASDAGRVGSAGETIYAGAKGGVIALTKSLAREMARYSITVNCVCPGPTDTPLFQAQAEGLKEALIKAIPFRRLARPEEVAAPVLFFTSPDASFITGQVLSVSGGLTMAG; via the coding sequence ATGAGCGACAAGATCATTGCCGTGGTCACCGGAGCCGGATCGGGTATCGGACGCGCCATCACACTGGCCCTGGCCGCGAACGGGGCCACCGTGGTGGCCGCGGACCTCGATCTGGATTCCGCGAAGCGCACGGCCGAACAGCGGTCCGATCGCATCTTCGCCATGAAGGTGGACATCGCCGACGCCGAACAGGTGCAGGCCCTGCGCGATCAGGTACATGCCGAGGTCGGTGTGCCGAACGTCCTGGTCAATGCCGCCGGATGGGATCGCACCGACAAATTCCTCAATGCCACACCGGAATTCGCGCAGAAGGTGGTGGGGATCAACTACCTCGGCCCGGTGCACATGTGCAGCGCATTCCTGCCGGGGATGGTCGAGGCCGGTGGCGGGCGGGTCGTCAACCTCGCCAGTGACGCCGGGCGGGTCGGCAGTGCCGGGGAGACCATCTACGCCGGGGCCAAGGGCGGTGTCATCGCGCTCACCAAATCGCTGGCCCGCGAGATGGCCCGGTATTCGATCACGGTCAACTGCGTCTGCCCCGGGCCGACCGACACGCCGCTGTTCCAGGCGCAGGCCGAGGGCCTGAAAGAGGCACTGATCAAGGCGATTCCGTTCCGCCGGCTGGCCCGGCCCGAAGAGGTGGCCGCCCCGGTCCTCTTCTTCACCTCCCCCGACGCGTCGTTCATCACCGGTCAGGTGCTCAGCGTCAGCGGCGGACTCACCATGGCCGGTTGA